A genomic region of Equus caballus isolate H_3958 breed thoroughbred chromosome 1, TB-T2T, whole genome shotgun sequence contains the following coding sequences:
- the LMAN1L gene encoding protein ERGIC-53-like isoform X2, whose translation MPVVSGPKPLLCLLLFLLLDPYSPEGGRPPQRRFEYKLSFKGPRLALPGAGIPFWSHHGDAIPGLEEVRLAPSMRNRSGAVWSRAPVLFSAWEVEMHMRVTGPGRRGAQGMAVWYTQDRGQVSSVLGGLASWDGIGILFDSSAEDTQSSPAIRVLASDGHTLYEPLGDGASRVLGSCHRDFRNRPYPFRARITYWGQRLRVSVNSGLTPRDPDEVCIDVGPLLLAPGGFFGVSAATSTLADDHDVLSFLTFSLSEPGPEPPPEAFPEMEQLRLARQLEGLQARLALGTKEDMVPKLKSEAQEEGERIFALEETLGRHSQILQALQGLSEQLAQAERQWKKQLGPPGQARPEGAWDSAKISTLLHGQQTLLQDLQEMRDAAAHVVSRAQVFYLPVGTKHHFLELAQILSLLQKDLRGPVKAGAKDPHPPGWLPGASSCLRPGIFLFFLLIQTVGFFYYVHFSRQEQDQNRPDYLSTGSLPLSLAPPIPRALGVLRRQPLSPGMHA comes from the exons ATGCCGGTGGTCAGTGGCCCTAAACCCTtgctctgccttctcctctttctgctcctgGACCCCTACAGCCCTGAGGGGGGTCGTCCTCCTCAGCGAAGGTTTGAATACAAGCTCAGCTTCAAAGGACCACGGCTGGCTTTGCCTGGGGCTGGAATACCCTTCTGGAGCCATCATGGAg ATGCCATCCCAGGCCTGGAGGAAGTGCGGCTGGCGCCATCCATGCGGAACCGGAGTGGCGCCGTGTGGAGCAGGGCCCCAGTCCTCTTCTCTGCCTGGGAGGTAGAGATGCACATGAGGGTGACCGGGCCAGGGCGCCGGGGAGCTCAGGGCATG GCTGTGTGGTATACCCAGGACAGGGGCCAAGTAAGCTCTGTCCTGGGGGGGCTGGCCTCCTGGGACGGCATCGGGATCCTCTTCGATTCCTCGGCTGAGGATACCCAG AGCAGCCCTGCCATCCGTGTGCTGGCCAGTGATGGGCACACCCTCTACGAGCCGCTTGG GGATGGAGCCAGCCGGGTGCTGGGCTCCTGCCACCGGGACTTCAGGAACCGGCCATACCCCTTCAGAGCACGGATCACCTACTGGGGGCAGAGGCTGCGC GTGTCCGTGAACAGCGGCCTCACTCCCAGAGACCCAGACGAGGTGTGCATCGATGTGGGGCCCCTGCTTTTGGCCCCTGGAGGTTTCTTTGGGGTCTCAGCAGCCACCAGCACCCTGGCAG ATGACCATGATGTCCTGTCCTTCCTGACCTTCAGTCTGAGTGAGCCAGGTCCAGAG CCTCCCCCCGAGGCCTTCCCGGAGATGGAGCAGCTCCGCCTGGCAAGGCAGCTGGAAGGTCTGCAGGCAAGGTTGGCCCTGGGCACCAAGGAGGACATGGTTCCAAAGCTGAAGTCTGAAGCCCAGGAAGAGG GGGAAAGGATCTTTGCCCTGGAGGAGACGCTGGGCAGACACAGCCAGATCCTGCAGGCTCTCCAGGGTCTCTCTGAGCAGTTGGCCCAGGCTGAGAGGCAATGGAAGAAGCAGCTGGggcccccaggccaggccagaCCTGAGGGAGCCTGG GACTCTGCCAAAATCAGCACCCTGCTCCATGGACAGCAGACTCTGCTCCAGGACCTGCAAGAGATGAG GGATGCAGCTGCCCACGTGGTCTCAAGAGCCCAGGTCTTCTACCTGCCTGTAGGCACCAAGCATCATTTCTTAGAGTTGGCCCAGATCCTGAGCCTCCTGCAGAAGGACCTTCGGGGCCCAGTG AAAGCAGGAGCCAAGGACCCTCACCCACCTGGCTGGCTCCCAGGGGCCTCCTCATGCCTGCGGCCAGGCATCTTCCTGTTCTTCCTCCTCATCCAGACTGTAGGATTCTTCTACTATGTGCACTTCAG
- the LMAN1L gene encoding protein ERGIC-53-like isoform X1 — translation MPVVSGPKPLLCLLLFLLLDPYSPEGGRPPQRRFEYKLSFKGPRLALPGAGIPFWSHHGDAIPGLEEVRLAPSMRNRSGAVWSRAPVLFSAWEVEMHMRVTGPGRRGAQGMAVWYTQDRGQVSSVLGGLASWDGIGILFDSSAEDTQSSPAIRVLASDGHTLYEPLGDGASRVLGSCHRDFRNRPYPFRARITYWGQRLRVSVNSGLTPRDPDEVCIDVGPLLLAPGGFFGVSAATSTLADDHDVLSFLTFSLSEPGPEPPPEAFPEMEQLRLARQLEGLQARLALGTKEDMVPKLKSEAQEEGERIFALEETLGRHSQILQALQGLSEQLAQAERQWKKQLGPPGQARPEGAWDSAKISTLLHGQQTLLQDLQEMRDAAAHVVSRAQVFYLPVGTKHHFLELAQILSLLQKDLRGPVVRGKKAGAKDPHPPGWLPGASSCLRPGIFLFFLLIQTVGFFYYVHFRQEQDQNRPDYLSTGSLPLSLAPPIPRALGVLRRQPLSPGMHA, via the exons ATGCCGGTGGTCAGTGGCCCTAAACCCTtgctctgccttctcctctttctgctcctgGACCCCTACAGCCCTGAGGGGGGTCGTCCTCCTCAGCGAAGGTTTGAATACAAGCTCAGCTTCAAAGGACCACGGCTGGCTTTGCCTGGGGCTGGAATACCCTTCTGGAGCCATCATGGAg ATGCCATCCCAGGCCTGGAGGAAGTGCGGCTGGCGCCATCCATGCGGAACCGGAGTGGCGCCGTGTGGAGCAGGGCCCCAGTCCTCTTCTCTGCCTGGGAGGTAGAGATGCACATGAGGGTGACCGGGCCAGGGCGCCGGGGAGCTCAGGGCATG GCTGTGTGGTATACCCAGGACAGGGGCCAAGTAAGCTCTGTCCTGGGGGGGCTGGCCTCCTGGGACGGCATCGGGATCCTCTTCGATTCCTCGGCTGAGGATACCCAG AGCAGCCCTGCCATCCGTGTGCTGGCCAGTGATGGGCACACCCTCTACGAGCCGCTTGG GGATGGAGCCAGCCGGGTGCTGGGCTCCTGCCACCGGGACTTCAGGAACCGGCCATACCCCTTCAGAGCACGGATCACCTACTGGGGGCAGAGGCTGCGC GTGTCCGTGAACAGCGGCCTCACTCCCAGAGACCCAGACGAGGTGTGCATCGATGTGGGGCCCCTGCTTTTGGCCCCTGGAGGTTTCTTTGGGGTCTCAGCAGCCACCAGCACCCTGGCAG ATGACCATGATGTCCTGTCCTTCCTGACCTTCAGTCTGAGTGAGCCAGGTCCAGAG CCTCCCCCCGAGGCCTTCCCGGAGATGGAGCAGCTCCGCCTGGCAAGGCAGCTGGAAGGTCTGCAGGCAAGGTTGGCCCTGGGCACCAAGGAGGACATGGTTCCAAAGCTGAAGTCTGAAGCCCAGGAAGAGG GGGAAAGGATCTTTGCCCTGGAGGAGACGCTGGGCAGACACAGCCAGATCCTGCAGGCTCTCCAGGGTCTCTCTGAGCAGTTGGCCCAGGCTGAGAGGCAATGGAAGAAGCAGCTGGggcccccaggccaggccagaCCTGAGGGAGCCTGG GACTCTGCCAAAATCAGCACCCTGCTCCATGGACAGCAGACTCTGCTCCAGGACCTGCAAGAGATGAG GGATGCAGCTGCCCACGTGGTCTCAAGAGCCCAGGTCTTCTACCTGCCTGTAGGCACCAAGCATCATTTCTTAGAGTTGGCCCAGATCCTGAGCCTCCTGCAGAAGGACCTTCGGGGCCCAGTGGTGAGGGGGAAG AAAGCAGGAGCCAAGGACCCTCACCCACCTGGCTGGCTCCCAGGGGCCTCCTCATGCCTGCGGCCAGGCATCTTCCTGTTCTTCCTCCTCATCCAGACTGTAGGATTCTTCTACTATGTGCACTTCAG
- the LMAN1L gene encoding protein ERGIC-53-like isoform X3: MPVVSGPKPLLCLLLFLLLDPYSPEGGRPPQRRFEYKLSFKGPRLALPGAGIPFWSHHGDAIPGLEEVRLAPSMRNRSGAVWSRAPVLFSAWEVEMHMRVTGPGRRGAQGMAVWYTQDRGQVSSVLGGLASWDGIGILFDSSAEDTQSSPAIRVLASDGHTLYEPLGDGASRVLGSCHRDFRNRPYPFRARITYWGQRLRVSVNSGLTPRDPDEVCIDVGPLLLAPGGFFGVSAATSTLADDHDVLSFLTFSLSEPGPEPPPEAFPEMEQLRLARQLEGLQARLALGTKEDMVPKLKSEAQEEGERIFALEETLGRHSQILQALQGLSEQLAQAERQWKKQLGPPGQARPEGAWDSAKISTLLHGQQTLLQDLQEMRDAAAHVVSRAQVFYLPVGTKHHFLELAQILSLLQKDLRGPVKAGAKDPHPPGWLPGASSCLRPGIFLFFLLIQTVGFFYYVHFRQEQDQNRPDYLSTGSLPLSLAPPIPRALGVLRRQPLSPGMHA; the protein is encoded by the exons ATGCCGGTGGTCAGTGGCCCTAAACCCTtgctctgccttctcctctttctgctcctgGACCCCTACAGCCCTGAGGGGGGTCGTCCTCCTCAGCGAAGGTTTGAATACAAGCTCAGCTTCAAAGGACCACGGCTGGCTTTGCCTGGGGCTGGAATACCCTTCTGGAGCCATCATGGAg ATGCCATCCCAGGCCTGGAGGAAGTGCGGCTGGCGCCATCCATGCGGAACCGGAGTGGCGCCGTGTGGAGCAGGGCCCCAGTCCTCTTCTCTGCCTGGGAGGTAGAGATGCACATGAGGGTGACCGGGCCAGGGCGCCGGGGAGCTCAGGGCATG GCTGTGTGGTATACCCAGGACAGGGGCCAAGTAAGCTCTGTCCTGGGGGGGCTGGCCTCCTGGGACGGCATCGGGATCCTCTTCGATTCCTCGGCTGAGGATACCCAG AGCAGCCCTGCCATCCGTGTGCTGGCCAGTGATGGGCACACCCTCTACGAGCCGCTTGG GGATGGAGCCAGCCGGGTGCTGGGCTCCTGCCACCGGGACTTCAGGAACCGGCCATACCCCTTCAGAGCACGGATCACCTACTGGGGGCAGAGGCTGCGC GTGTCCGTGAACAGCGGCCTCACTCCCAGAGACCCAGACGAGGTGTGCATCGATGTGGGGCCCCTGCTTTTGGCCCCTGGAGGTTTCTTTGGGGTCTCAGCAGCCACCAGCACCCTGGCAG ATGACCATGATGTCCTGTCCTTCCTGACCTTCAGTCTGAGTGAGCCAGGTCCAGAG CCTCCCCCCGAGGCCTTCCCGGAGATGGAGCAGCTCCGCCTGGCAAGGCAGCTGGAAGGTCTGCAGGCAAGGTTGGCCCTGGGCACCAAGGAGGACATGGTTCCAAAGCTGAAGTCTGAAGCCCAGGAAGAGG GGGAAAGGATCTTTGCCCTGGAGGAGACGCTGGGCAGACACAGCCAGATCCTGCAGGCTCTCCAGGGTCTCTCTGAGCAGTTGGCCCAGGCTGAGAGGCAATGGAAGAAGCAGCTGGggcccccaggccaggccagaCCTGAGGGAGCCTGG GACTCTGCCAAAATCAGCACCCTGCTCCATGGACAGCAGACTCTGCTCCAGGACCTGCAAGAGATGAG GGATGCAGCTGCCCACGTGGTCTCAAGAGCCCAGGTCTTCTACCTGCCTGTAGGCACCAAGCATCATTTCTTAGAGTTGGCCCAGATCCTGAGCCTCCTGCAGAAGGACCTTCGGGGCCCAGTG AAAGCAGGAGCCAAGGACCCTCACCCACCTGGCTGGCTCCCAGGGGCCTCCTCATGCCTGCGGCCAGGCATCTTCCTGTTCTTCCTCCTCATCCAGACTGTAGGATTCTTCTACTATGTGCACTTCAG
- the LMAN1L gene encoding protein ERGIC-53-like isoform X4: MPVVSGPKPLLCLLLFLLLDPYSPEGGRPPQRRFEYKLSFKGPRLALPGAGIPFWSHHGDAIPGLEEVRLAPSMRNRSGAVWSRAPVLFSAWEVEMHMRVTGPGRRGAQGMAVWYTQDRGQVSSVLGGLASWDGIGILFDSSAEDTQSSPAIRVLASDGHTLYEPLGDGASRVLGSCHRDFRNRPYPFRARITYWGQRLRVSVNSGLTPRDPDEVCIDVGPLLLAPGGFFGVSAATSTLADDHDVLSFLTFSLSEPGPEPPPEAFPEMEQLRLARQLEGLQARLALGTKEDMVPKLKSEAQEEGERIFALEETLGRHSQILQALQGLSEQLAQAERQWKKQLGPPGQARPEGAWDSAKISTLLHGQQTLLQDLQEMRDAAAHVVSRAQVFYLPVGTKHHFLELAQILSLLQKDLRGPVVRGKKAGAKDPHPPGWLPGASSCLRPGIFLFFLLIQTVGFFYYVHFSRQEQDQNRPDYLSTGSLPLSLAPPIPRALGVLRRQPLSPGMHA, from the exons ATGCCGGTGGTCAGTGGCCCTAAACCCTtgctctgccttctcctctttctgctcctgGACCCCTACAGCCCTGAGGGGGGTCGTCCTCCTCAGCGAAGGTTTGAATACAAGCTCAGCTTCAAAGGACCACGGCTGGCTTTGCCTGGGGCTGGAATACCCTTCTGGAGCCATCATGGAg ATGCCATCCCAGGCCTGGAGGAAGTGCGGCTGGCGCCATCCATGCGGAACCGGAGTGGCGCCGTGTGGAGCAGGGCCCCAGTCCTCTTCTCTGCCTGGGAGGTAGAGATGCACATGAGGGTGACCGGGCCAGGGCGCCGGGGAGCTCAGGGCATG GCTGTGTGGTATACCCAGGACAGGGGCCAAGTAAGCTCTGTCCTGGGGGGGCTGGCCTCCTGGGACGGCATCGGGATCCTCTTCGATTCCTCGGCTGAGGATACCCAG AGCAGCCCTGCCATCCGTGTGCTGGCCAGTGATGGGCACACCCTCTACGAGCCGCTTGG GGATGGAGCCAGCCGGGTGCTGGGCTCCTGCCACCGGGACTTCAGGAACCGGCCATACCCCTTCAGAGCACGGATCACCTACTGGGGGCAGAGGCTGCGC GTGTCCGTGAACAGCGGCCTCACTCCCAGAGACCCAGACGAGGTGTGCATCGATGTGGGGCCCCTGCTTTTGGCCCCTGGAGGTTTCTTTGGGGTCTCAGCAGCCACCAGCACCCTGGCAG ATGACCATGATGTCCTGTCCTTCCTGACCTTCAGTCTGAGTGAGCCAGGTCCAGAG CCTCCCCCCGAGGCCTTCCCGGAGATGGAGCAGCTCCGCCTGGCAAGGCAGCTGGAAGGTCTGCAGGCAAGGTTGGCCCTGGGCACCAAGGAGGACATGGTTCCAAAGCTGAAGTCTGAAGCCCAGGAAGAGG GGGAAAGGATCTTTGCCCTGGAGGAGACGCTGGGCAGACACAGCCAGATCCTGCAGGCTCTCCAGGGTCTCTCTGAGCAGTTGGCCCAGGCTGAGAGGCAATGGAAGAAGCAGCTGGggcccccaggccaggccagaCCTGAGGGAGCCTGG GACTCTGCCAAAATCAGCACCCTGCTCCATGGACAGCAGACTCTGCTCCAGGACCTGCAAGAGATGAG GGATGCAGCTGCCCACGTGGTCTCAAGAGCCCAGGTCTTCTACCTGCCTGTAGGCACCAAGCATCATTTCTTAGAGTTGGCCCAGATCCTGAGCCTCCTGCAGAAGGACCTTCGGGGCCCAGTGGTGAGGGGGAAG AAAGCAGGAGCCAAGGACCCTCACCCACCTGGCTGGCTCCCAGGGGCCTCCTCATGCCTGCGGCCAGGCATCTTCCTGTTCTTCCTCCTCATCCAGACTGTAGGATTCTTCTACTATGTGCACTTCAG